From the Halomonas meridiana genome, one window contains:
- a CDS encoding methyl-accepting chemotaxis protein yields MNNRLHSISVKYSVAFISVALALLIIFIVDLLLVNSVQHRMLEFSQRFGPATAAVINADRDLHQARIAEAEYILVSPDSRESAELKATFEENAQQALDGMHRFKEIMQQQPHILEQLALFDTLFNQWKTTSNAVFDTHQRGDLNSALQLHKQESLTTFNALRELYNTAGEAVVDVASNTEAATVAKVKRQEWITGTFSVAVFLVAIFIALAGPITMSRAIRQVTARIKDITEGEGDLTARIQSQRRDEIGELAQQFNAFINRIDDTLQSVSRSTVSLQHASTEIAKGSQELASRTEQAAANLQQTSASMEQIAAVVNNASESAQQANQLALSTRDIAHQGLNAMQNVQKTMGSISESSSQIGEIVTMIESIAFQTNILALNASVEAARAGEHGRGFAVVAQEVRILASRTSDASKSISELISTSAERTHSGVSQVKAASDTLHSMMQSIERVADVVAEISAGAKEQSVGIGQVNDAVNELDSMTQHNASMVEESSAAAAELREQADRLSALVGSFKLSNSLTNVDAARHTSLDQTKKSTLQLASTLPKTLVRQPTPEWESF; encoded by the coding sequence ATGAACAACCGCCTACACTCCATCAGCGTTAAATACTCTGTCGCTTTTATTAGCGTTGCGCTGGCGTTATTGATTATTTTTATTGTCGACTTGCTTCTGGTAAATAGCGTTCAACATCGCATGTTGGAGTTTAGCCAGCGGTTCGGGCCAGCCACTGCTGCCGTGATCAATGCTGACCGTGACCTGCATCAAGCCCGTATTGCCGAAGCGGAGTACATCCTTGTGAGCCCCGACAGTAGAGAGTCTGCCGAGCTTAAAGCGACGTTCGAAGAGAATGCCCAACAAGCGTTAGACGGTATGCATCGATTTAAAGAGATCATGCAACAGCAGCCTCACATACTCGAACAACTTGCTCTTTTTGACACTTTATTTAATCAGTGGAAAACCACATCTAACGCGGTTTTCGATACTCACCAGCGTGGTGATTTAAACTCAGCATTACAATTACACAAGCAGGAATCACTCACGACCTTTAATGCACTAAGAGAACTCTATAACACGGCTGGTGAAGCCGTCGTAGACGTCGCGAGTAATACCGAAGCGGCAACGGTTGCAAAAGTAAAACGCCAGGAGTGGATAACAGGGACGTTCTCGGTCGCTGTTTTCCTAGTGGCTATCTTCATTGCCTTGGCAGGCCCCATCACCATGTCACGGGCGATTCGCCAGGTGACGGCACGCATCAAGGACATCACCGAGGGCGAAGGCGACCTTACCGCGCGCATTCAAAGCCAGCGCCGGGATGAAATTGGCGAGCTTGCCCAACAGTTCAATGCCTTCATCAACCGCATCGACGACACGCTACAGTCCGTCAGCCGAAGCACCGTGAGCCTTCAACACGCCTCGACTGAAATCGCCAAGGGTAGCCAAGAGCTCGCCTCGCGCACCGAACAGGCCGCGGCCAACTTGCAGCAAACCTCTGCCTCCATGGAGCAAATTGCGGCGGTGGTAAACAATGCCTCCGAATCTGCCCAACAAGCCAACCAGCTTGCACTATCGACCCGCGACATCGCCCATCAAGGTTTGAACGCCATGCAGAACGTTCAGAAAACCATGGGCAGTATTAGCGAGTCGTCTAGCCAAATCGGTGAGATCGTGACCATGATTGAAAGCATTGCCTTTCAAACCAATATTCTGGCACTGAACGCCTCAGTGGAAGCGGCTAGAGCGGGAGAGCATGGTCGGGGCTTTGCGGTGGTCGCACAAGAAGTGCGCATTCTCGCCAGCCGTACCAGTGACGCGTCAAAGAGCATCTCTGAACTGATCAGTACCTCGGCGGAACGCACCCACTCGGGCGTCTCCCAAGTGAAAGCCGCCAGCGATACGCTGCACAGCATGATGCAAAGTATCGAGCGCGTCGCCGACGTGGTGGCAGAGATCAGCGCAGGCGCGAAAGAGCAGAGCGTGGGCATTGGTCAAGTCAATGACGCGGTAAACGAGCTCGACAGCATGACGCAGCACAATGCGTCGATGGTGGAGGAGTCCAGCGCTGCCGCTGCGGAACTGCGCGAGCAGGCAGATCGGCTCAGCGCCTTGGTGGGTTCATTCAAACTGAGCAATAGCCTCACCAACGTTGATGCAGCACGCCATACATCGCTTGATCAAACGAAGAAAAGCACACTACAGTTAGCCTCAACGCTACCTAAAACTTTGGTTCGTCAGCCCACCCCTGAATGGGAGTCTTTCTGA
- a CDS encoding ABC transporter ATP-binding protein: MMPSPSSPSPSPFSGFFSVFRYSRRALALVWDTSRWMMLGLALCTLVAGVLPAVAAYVGQLIVDGVLAAMESYETASNPDLWATLTPVLGLVALEGGIIALMALAQRGLSAQQSLLRALLGQKVNVMILEKAGTLSLSQFEDSELYDQLTRARREASTRPLALVNKTFGLLQNAISLGSFAFLLVQFSPWALLILVVGALPVFLSEAKFSGDAFQLFRWRSPQTRMQMYLETVLAREDSIKEVKLFGLEQRFLQRYRAIFHQLFAEDRRLTLRRESWGFILGLLGTLTFYAAYGWVVVETVAGALTLGQMTMYLMVFKQGQSALSASLTAVSGMYEDNLYLSNLYEYLEQPTEADAGHLTQGAAPNDGLRFEQVSFAYPGGREVLHDISLHIVPGSSLALVGGNGSGKTTLIKLLTRLYRPTQGRILLDGSDLNDWDTQALRARVGVIFQDFVRYQLTVGENLGVGDTTAFDDQQRWKQAAKDGLADSFIKRMPDGYQTQLGRWFKNGQELSGGQWQKVALSRAYMRKDADILVLDEPTAAMDAAAEADVFARFRDHSHDKMTILISHRFSTVRSADQIIVIDQGRIIERGTHDTLLDANGRYASLFHLQAEGYR, from the coding sequence ATGATGCCGTCTCCTTCCTCACCTTCCCCCTCTCCGTTTAGCGGCTTCTTTAGCGTGTTTCGCTATAGCCGCCGTGCGCTGGCACTGGTATGGGACACCTCCCGCTGGATGATGCTGGGCTTGGCGCTTTGCACGCTGGTGGCTGGCGTGCTGCCCGCTGTGGCGGCTTATGTGGGCCAGTTGATTGTCGATGGCGTGCTGGCGGCGATGGAAAGCTATGAGACAGCGAGCAACCCTGACTTATGGGCAACGCTCACTCCAGTGCTGGGGTTAGTGGCGTTGGAAGGCGGCATCATTGCCCTGATGGCGTTAGCCCAGCGTGGCCTCTCGGCCCAGCAGTCACTGTTAAGAGCGCTGCTCGGGCAGAAAGTGAACGTGATGATTTTGGAAAAAGCGGGCACGCTGTCGCTGAGCCAATTCGAGGATTCAGAGCTTTATGACCAGCTCACCCGTGCTAGACGAGAAGCCTCAACTCGCCCACTGGCGCTGGTCAATAAAACCTTTGGGCTGCTGCAGAACGCCATTTCCCTCGGCAGCTTTGCCTTCCTACTGGTGCAGTTTTCTCCCTGGGCGCTGCTGATCTTGGTAGTGGGAGCCCTGCCAGTGTTTCTTTCGGAAGCGAAATTCTCCGGCGATGCCTTCCAGCTATTTCGCTGGCGCTCGCCGCAAACCCGCATGCAGATGTACCTGGAAACCGTACTGGCCCGTGAAGACAGCATTAAAGAGGTCAAACTATTTGGCTTAGAGCAGCGCTTTCTTCAGCGCTACCGGGCTATTTTCCACCAGCTATTTGCCGAAGACCGCCGCCTGACCCTACGCCGGGAGAGCTGGGGGTTTATTCTAGGACTACTGGGCACGCTCACTTTCTATGCTGCCTATGGCTGGGTCGTGGTGGAAACCGTGGCAGGAGCCCTCACGCTAGGCCAAATGACCATGTACTTAATGGTATTTAAGCAGGGGCAAAGTGCGCTATCTGCCAGTCTGACAGCCGTGAGCGGCATGTATGAAGATAATCTCTACCTCTCCAACTTATATGAATACCTGGAACAGCCCACCGAAGCCGACGCTGGCCATTTAACCCAAGGAGCGGCACCCAACGACGGGCTACGTTTCGAGCAGGTGAGCTTTGCGTATCCCGGCGGCCGTGAGGTGCTGCACGATATTTCGCTACACATTGTGCCCGGTAGCAGCTTAGCCCTGGTGGGTGGAAACGGCTCAGGCAAAACCACCTTAATTAAGCTCTTAACGCGGCTCTACCGACCCACTCAAGGGAGAATTTTGCTGGATGGCAGTGACCTTAACGATTGGGATACTCAAGCATTAAGAGCACGTGTGGGCGTTATCTTCCAAGACTTTGTACGCTACCAGCTCACCGTAGGTGAAAATCTTGGGGTGGGCGATACCACGGCCTTCGATGATCAGCAGCGTTGGAAGCAAGCGGCAAAAGACGGGCTGGCCGATAGCTTTATCAAGCGCATGCCCGACGGCTACCAAACCCAGCTAGGGCGCTGGTTTAAAAACGGCCAAGAGCTCTCCGGCGGCCAGTGGCAGAAAGTGGCGCTCTCCCGCGCCTATATGCGTAAAGATGCCGATATCTTAGTGCTAGACGAGCCTACCGCCGCCATGGATGCGGCCGCAGAGGCGGATGTCTTTGCCCGCTTTCGTGATCACAGCCACGACAAGATGACGATTCTGATCTCCCACCGTTTCTCGACCGTCCGCAGCGCCGACCAAATTATCGTCATCGACCAAGGGCGCATCATCGAACGCGGCACCCATGACACGCTGCTCGACGCCAACGGACGCTATGCGTCGCTGTTTCATTTGCAGGCAGAGGGGTATCGATAA
- a CDS encoding gamma-glutamyltransferase family protein — MHNNALYYPSASRRMATFGKRGMVATSQPLAAQVGITILQQGGNAIDAAIATAAALTVVEPTSNGIGSDAFAIVWVNGKLHGLNASGPAPQAATIEALKALGHDAMPNHGMLPVTVPGAPAAWAALSERFGKLPFAELLAPAIALAEEGFAVTPVIHQMWEEAFHHYATYPDAAFQPWFDTFAPKGRAPRPGELWSAPDHAKSLAAIAATKADAFYRGELAEAIDTFSREHGGLIRKEDLAVYQPEWVDPISVRYQGHDIWEIPPNGSGMIVLQALGMLERLDPCPGDAVETLHRRIEATKLAYMDGFKHITERSAMAPTTEQMLDDAYLTARAALIGDQAVDPAHGNPLQGGTVYLATADDEGNMVSFIQSNFKGFGSGMVVPGTGISLQNRGWSFSLDPEHANALAPGKRTYHTIIPGFITKDNQAVGPFGVMGGYMQPQGQVQVVTAMIEDQLNPQAALDMPRWKWTTGRTVEVEADFPNHLALALARRGHKIVKVADSISFGRGQIILRDSESGVLQGGTEPRTDGAVLPL; from the coding sequence ATGCATAACAACGCTCTCTATTACCCCAGTGCCTCACGTCGTATGGCCACTTTCGGCAAACGCGGTATGGTGGCCACCTCTCAGCCGCTCGCCGCCCAGGTAGGTATCACTATTTTGCAGCAAGGCGGCAATGCCATTGATGCGGCGATTGCCACCGCCGCTGCGCTCACTGTGGTAGAGCCTACCTCCAACGGTATTGGCAGCGACGCCTTCGCGATTGTATGGGTCAATGGAAAGCTACATGGCCTCAACGCCAGCGGCCCTGCTCCGCAGGCGGCCACCATTGAAGCTTTGAAAGCGCTTGGCCATGACGCTATGCCTAACCACGGCATGCTGCCTGTTACCGTGCCTGGCGCGCCTGCGGCCTGGGCGGCGCTCTCTGAGCGCTTTGGTAAACTGCCCTTTGCGGAACTGCTAGCGCCTGCCATCGCGCTGGCAGAAGAGGGCTTTGCGGTAACGCCGGTGATTCACCAAATGTGGGAAGAGGCCTTCCATCACTACGCGACCTACCCCGACGCGGCCTTCCAACCCTGGTTTGATACCTTTGCCCCTAAAGGCCGGGCACCGCGCCCTGGCGAGTTATGGTCCGCCCCTGACCACGCGAAAAGCTTAGCCGCGATTGCCGCGACAAAAGCCGACGCGTTTTATCGCGGTGAACTGGCTGAGGCCATCGATACGTTCTCCCGCGAGCATGGCGGCCTCATCCGTAAAGAGGATTTGGCCGTTTACCAGCCCGAGTGGGTCGACCCGATTAGCGTGCGCTACCAAGGCCATGATATTTGGGAAATTCCACCGAACGGCAGCGGTATGATCGTGCTGCAAGCACTCGGCATGCTGGAACGGTTAGACCCGTGCCCAGGCGATGCCGTTGAAACCCTACACCGACGGATTGAAGCCACGAAGTTGGCCTATATGGATGGCTTCAAGCACATCACCGAACGCAGCGCGATGGCCCCCACCACCGAGCAAATGCTAGATGATGCCTACCTCACCGCACGCGCTGCGCTAATCGGTGATCAGGCCGTTGACCCGGCGCACGGCAACCCGTTGCAAGGCGGCACCGTCTACCTAGCCACGGCTGACGACGAAGGCAATATGGTGTCGTTTATCCAAAGTAACTTTAAAGGCTTTGGTTCCGGCATGGTGGTTCCCGGCACCGGGATTAGCCTGCAAAACCGCGGCTGGTCGTTCTCGCTAGACCCTGAGCATGCAAATGCTCTGGCACCCGGCAAGCGCACCTATCACACCATCATTCCCGGGTTTATCACTAAAGATAATCAAGCCGTTGGGCCGTTTGGCGTCATGGGCGGCTATATGCAGCCTCAGGGCCAAGTTCAGGTGGTCACCGCCATGATTGAGGATCAGTTAAACCCACAGGCCGCGCTGGATATGCCCCGTTGGAAATGGACCACCGGCAGAACCGTGGAAGTGGAAGCCGACTTCCCCAACCATTTAGCGCTGGCCCTCGCTCGGCGCGGACACAAGATTGTTAAGGTGGCGGATTCGATTAGCTTTGGCCGTGGTCAAATTATTCTACGCGACTCTGAGAGCGGCGTGCTGCAAGGCGGTACTGAACCGCGCACCGATGGGGCCGTGCTGCCGCTGTAG
- a CDS encoding chromate transporter: MIYWDLFLAFFIPNIIGYGGGPAIIPLIEAEVVGRYGWMTSQGFAETLALGNALPSPIATKMAGYVGYEVAGIGGAFVAVAATVVPSLLLMLGALGLLYRHRDSPRVKRMSQWVRPVIAMMMAWLTLGFFTESLAASGLLHTLIIGIVAAIALVRFNTHPAFVVIGALVYGGLLLG; encoded by the coding sequence ATGATTTATTGGGATCTCTTTTTAGCGTTTTTCATTCCTAACATCATTGGCTACGGCGGTGGTCCCGCCATCATTCCGCTGATCGAGGCGGAAGTGGTAGGCCGCTACGGCTGGATGACCTCGCAGGGTTTTGCTGAAACCTTGGCGCTCGGCAATGCGCTCCCGAGCCCGATCGCCACCAAAATGGCGGGCTATGTGGGCTACGAGGTCGCCGGCATTGGTGGGGCGTTCGTTGCCGTGGCTGCCACGGTGGTCCCTTCCCTGCTGCTCATGCTTGGCGCACTCGGGCTTCTCTATCGCCACCGCGACTCCCCGCGCGTCAAGCGCATGAGCCAGTGGGTACGCCCCGTCATTGCCATGATGATGGCGTGGCTTACCCTCGGTTTTTTCACGGAAAGTTTGGCGGCAAGCGGCCTTCTCCACACGCTGATTATCGGTATCGTGGCCGCAATTGCGCTTGTGCGTTTCAACACCCATCCCGCTTTTGTCGTTATCGGCGCCTTGGTTTATGGAGGGCTTTTGTTAGGCTGA